In Paenibacillus phoenicis, one genomic interval encodes:
- the leuC gene encoding 3-isopropylmalate dehydratase large subunit, with protein MSSKKTMYEKIWDNHVIYQEEGKPSILYIDLHLVHEVTSPQAFEGLRLSGRKVRRPELTFATMDHNVPTKDRYNITDPISKQQIDTLAKNCRDFGITLYDLDTIDQGVVHVMGPELGLTHPGKTIVCGDSHTSTHGAFGALAFGIGTSEVEHVLATQCLQQAKAKTLEVRFVGKRKPGVTAKDMILGVIAKYGTDFATGYVIEYTGEAIRELSMEERMTICNMSIEAGARAGLIAPDETTFNYLRGREHVPQGAAFDQAVEEWKKLATDEGATYDRVVEFDVDSLIPQVTWGTSPGMGTGINGVVPNPADFANENERKAAEKALEYMGLTPGTPMTDIAIDYVFIGSCTNGRIEDLRAAAEIAKGYKVSDKVTAIVVPGSGRVKLQAEKEGLDKIFKEAGFEWRDAGCSMCLAMNPDVLQPGQRCASTSNRNFEGRQGRGGRTHLVSPAMAAAAAIKGHFVDVREWEIKSEVLS; from the coding sequence ATGAGCAGCAAAAAGACAATGTACGAGAAAATTTGGGATAACCACGTCATCTATCAAGAGGAAGGCAAGCCGAGCATTCTCTATATCGATTTGCACCTCGTTCACGAGGTGACTTCACCGCAGGCGTTTGAAGGTCTGCGCCTTAGCGGACGCAAGGTGCGCCGCCCGGAATTGACCTTCGCTACGATGGACCATAACGTTCCTACCAAAGACCGTTATAACATTACCGACCCGATCTCGAAGCAGCAGATCGATACGCTGGCCAAGAATTGCCGCGATTTTGGCATCACCTTGTACGACCTCGACACGATTGACCAAGGCGTCGTGCACGTTATGGGGCCGGAGCTGGGCCTGACACATCCGGGCAAGACGATCGTTTGCGGCGACAGCCACACCTCCACGCACGGTGCGTTTGGTGCGCTTGCTTTCGGGATTGGTACGAGTGAGGTTGAGCACGTACTGGCAACTCAATGCTTGCAGCAGGCGAAAGCGAAAACGCTGGAAGTCCGTTTTGTCGGCAAACGTAAACCAGGGGTAACTGCAAAGGATATGATCCTCGGCGTTATCGCCAAGTATGGCACGGATTTTGCTACCGGCTATGTTATCGAGTATACGGGTGAAGCGATCCGGGAGCTGTCCATGGAAGAGCGGATGACGATCTGTAACATGTCGATCGAAGCTGGAGCAAGAGCAGGCTTGATTGCCCCGGACGAAACGACGTTTAATTACCTGCGGGGCCGCGAGCATGTGCCGCAGGGTGCAGCGTTCGATCAGGCGGTGGAGGAGTGGAAGAAGCTGGCTACCGATGAAGGTGCAACTTACGACCGTGTCGTCGAATTCGACGTGGATTCGCTGATTCCGCAAGTTACCTGGGGAACGAGCCCTGGGATGGGTACGGGGATCAACGGCGTGGTGCCGAACCCGGCCGACTTCGCAAATGAGAATGAACGGAAAGCCGCTGAGAAAGCGCTGGAATACATGGGCTTAACACCAGGTACACCGATGACGGATATCGCGATCGATTATGTCTTTATCGGTTCCTGTACGAACGGCCGGATCGAAGACCTGCGTGCAGCAGCGGAAATCGCTAAAGGCTACAAGGTTTCCGACAAAGTTACGGCGATCGTCGTTCCAGGCTCGGGCCGCGTGAAGCTGCAAGCGGAGAAAGAAGGTCTCGACAAAATCTTCAAAGAAGCGGGATTCGAATGGCGTGACGCAGGTTGCAGTATGTGTCTGGCCATGAACCCTGATGTCTTGCAGCCGGGTCAACGGTGCGCTTCGACCTCCAACCGTAACTTTGAAGGACGGCAAGGGCGCGGCGGCAGAACACATCTGGTTTCTCCAGCCATGGCGGCAGCAGCGGCGATCAAGGGTCATTTCGTCGACGTGCGTGAATGGGAAATCAAGAGTGAAGTCCTGAGCTAA
- a CDS encoding histidine kinase dimerization/phosphoacceptor domain-containing protein, whose protein sequence is MGHSLTSLIVQLQALRFMVRQDTGRAEQTIDEMLVVARQGLQDIRNSVHALADDASFSGKTALNALLSRLEASSGIRCVMQDELPDGDLGDKV, encoded by the coding sequence ATAGGTCATAGTCTCACGTCCTTGATCGTCCAGCTCCAAGCGCTGCGGTTCATGGTCCGGCAGGATACCGGACGAGCGGAGCAAACGATCGATGAGATGTTGGTCGTAGCGCGCCAGGGGCTTCAAGACATCCGCAACTCCGTCCATGCGCTGGCTGATGACGCCTCGTTCTCCGGCAAAACGGCCTTAAACGCCCTGTTGTCACGGCTGGAAGCCTCATCCGGAATTCGTTGCGTGATGCAAGACGAGCTGCCAGACGGGGATCTGGGAGACAAAGTATAG
- a CDS encoding AEC family transporter, whose translation MLQSVGSTLLGVLVPLAVPVAAGALLARFRAWDTKPLLTLYLYVLSPAIIFDTLRNAHISSDELYSTIGFALVNLLLMWGIAQAIGKIARLDPAEQAGLTLISTLTNSANYGLPLVLLAFGQLGLDKASVYVITQMIIVNTAGVYFAARSQFSVQNAVKSVFTLPAVYAAALAVFLKCFGLHLTAGLEQGIAMVADAYSPVVLTILGAQMMKVGRPEAKQVRPAAFWTGTAIRLLLAPFVALAALKLLGISGLLFSVLFIQACMPVAVNAVVLAERFDAAPGLVSKCIVWTTLASFLTLPALIVLVQ comes from the coding sequence ATGCTCCAATCGGTTGGATCGACGCTGCTAGGCGTCCTGGTGCCGCTTGCAGTTCCGGTTGCCGCCGGGGCATTGCTGGCCCGGTTTCGCGCCTGGGACACGAAGCCGCTGCTCACGTTGTATTTGTACGTGCTAAGCCCGGCTATCATCTTCGACACGTTGCGAAATGCTCATATTTCCTCGGATGAGCTGTACAGCACGATCGGCTTCGCGCTCGTTAACCTGCTGCTCATGTGGGGCATTGCCCAAGCGATCGGGAAGATCGCCCGGCTGGATCCGGCGGAGCAAGCCGGCCTGACGCTGATCTCCACCTTAACGAATAGCGCCAATTACGGACTGCCGCTCGTGCTGCTGGCCTTTGGCCAACTGGGTTTGGATAAAGCTTCCGTATACGTCATCACACAAATGATCATTGTAAATACGGCAGGAGTTTATTTCGCGGCACGTTCCCAGTTTTCTGTCCAAAACGCAGTAAAATCGGTGTTTACCCTGCCGGCGGTGTATGCGGCGGCGCTGGCCGTGTTTCTAAAATGCTTTGGGCTTCACCTGACCGCCGGGCTGGAGCAAGGTATTGCCATGGTCGCGGACGCTTATTCACCGGTGGTGCTGACGATCTTAGGCGCACAAATGATGAAGGTTGGGCGGCCGGAGGCGAAGCAGGTAAGGCCAGCCGCATTTTGGACGGGCACGGCGATCCGTTTGTTATTGGCACCGTTTGTGGCTCTTGCGGCATTAAAGCTGCTGGGCATTTCGGGCCTGCTGTTTTCCGTCCTGTTCATTCAAGCCTGTATGCCGGTTGCGGTTAATGCCGTTGTGCTGGCCGAGCGGTTTGATGCCGCTCCTGGTCTAGTGTCCAAATGTATCGTATGGACGACCCTCGCTTCCTTTTTGACGCTGCCGGCGTTGATCGTGCTCGTCCAGTAA
- the lepB gene encoding signal peptidase I, with protein sequence MKRKTWWKELGGWGFSIVLGFVLSMIIGIFIIQPYKVDGHSMEPTLTDNQRIYAWKFTHVLEKLPAYGDIVIIDSRVDRNRTFWDDVKEHPIITWLSGREEDDVFYVKRVIGLPGDTIEVKDGHVFRNGQQLEEPYIKEQMDPSAAQVWHVPENHVFVMGDNRNNSNDSRSIGPVPLDHVMGIDSF encoded by the coding sequence TTGAAACGGAAAACATGGTGGAAAGAACTCGGCGGATGGGGCTTCTCCATCGTCCTAGGCTTTGTACTTAGCATGATTATCGGCATTTTTATCATTCAACCTTATAAAGTTGACGGTCATTCGATGGAACCAACCTTAACGGACAATCAACGCATTTACGCTTGGAAATTTACGCATGTGCTGGAGAAACTGCCGGCTTATGGCGACATCGTCATTATCGACAGCCGGGTAGACCGGAACCGTACGTTCTGGGACGACGTGAAGGAGCATCCGATCATTACCTGGCTTTCCGGCAGGGAAGAGGACGATGTTTTTTACGTCAAACGCGTGATCGGCTTGCCCGGTGACACGATTGAAGTGAAGGACGGACACGTGTTCCGCAATGGACAACAACTGGAGGAACCCTACATCAAGGAGCAGATGGATCCAAGCGCGGCGCAGGTATGGCATGTGCCGGAGAACCACGTATTTGTGATGGGGGATAACCGGAACAACAGCAACGACAGCCGCAGCATCGGGCCGGTGCCGCTTGATCATGTGATGGGGATCGATTCGTTTTAG
- a CDS encoding LysR family transcriptional regulator: MELRQLLYTLKIAEEKNFSRAADKLHIAQPSLSQQLSKLEQELGVKLFQRNTSTVELTYAGASFIAHAQKIMDAVAQLRQEMDDISQLRAGRVVVGSMPITGSHLLPYVLPAFKASYPNIQVTLLEDTSLNLEKLTAEGGTDLSLLSLPLLEPTLSYEPIGEEIIDLAVPPDHPLTKTPGVLEQGVEMKQLENEPFIVLKKGQGFRKMTADLCREAGFEPNVVFESNNIETVQSLVAAGMGITLVPRFIARAKRSELIPAYLPLAAPAPSRTLVIAYRKGRYLSKAAEAFIETFKKTMEERQTLHQS; encoded by the coding sequence ATGGAACTTCGTCAACTTCTATACACGTTAAAAATCGCCGAGGAAAAAAACTTCTCCCGGGCCGCCGACAAGCTTCATATCGCCCAGCCGTCACTAAGCCAGCAGCTGTCCAAGCTGGAACAGGAGCTCGGGGTGAAGCTGTTCCAACGCAATACGAGTACTGTTGAGCTAACCTACGCCGGCGCCAGCTTTATCGCGCACGCGCAAAAAATCATGGACGCCGTTGCCCAGCTCCGTCAGGAAATGGACGACATCTCTCAGCTCAGAGCAGGCCGCGTTGTGGTCGGCAGCATGCCGATTACCGGCTCTCACCTGCTCCCTTACGTGCTCCCGGCGTTTAAAGCGAGCTACCCGAACATTCAAGTGACTCTGTTGGAAGATACATCCTTGAACCTGGAGAAACTGACGGCCGAAGGCGGCACGGATCTCAGCCTCCTGTCGCTGCCGTTGCTGGAGCCAACGCTCTCCTACGAACCGATTGGCGAAGAGATCATCGATCTGGCGGTTCCCCCGGACCATCCGCTGACGAAAACGCCCGGGGTGTTGGAGCAGGGCGTTGAGATGAAGCAACTGGAAAATGAACCGTTTATCGTGCTCAAAAAAGGCCAGGGATTCCGCAAAATGACCGCCGACTTATGCCGGGAGGCCGGGTTCGAGCCCAACGTCGTCTTTGAAAGCAACAATATCGAAACGGTGCAGTCGCTGGTTGCCGCCGGGATGGGCATTACGCTGGTGCCGCGGTTTATCGCCCGGGCGAAACGCAGCGAGTTGATCCCGGCGTATTTGCCTCTCGCCGCTCCGGCCCCAAGCCGGACGCTGGTCATCGCCTACCGCAAAGGACGTTATCTGTCCAAGGCAGCGGAGGCTTTTATTGAGACGTTTAAAAAGACGATGGAGGAACGCCAAACGCTTCATCAATCGTAA
- a CDS encoding carbon-nitrogen family hydrolase, protein MPVNLESNHVQNQAQNQDPSRSNRWRIALIQCDIVLGQPEVNRAKLEAAMDRAARAAEKPDVILLPELWNTGYALTEIGRLADPEGQNSRAWLAAFARRHGIHVIGGSIAENRSGQVYNTMLVFNRSGEEVAAYSKIHLFRLMEEDKYLQPGERSVTFELDGLPAGAEICYDIRFPELTRSLALRGAKLLFVAAEWPLPRLNHWRTLLIARAIENQMYVIACNRTGKGGGDEFFGHSMIIDPWGEIVAEGGEAEEIVTGSIDLTLVDQVRRRIPVFDDRRPLAYD, encoded by the coding sequence ATGCCGGTGAATTTGGAGTCAAACCATGTGCAAAACCAAGCCCAAAACCAAGATCCTTCTCGTTCTAACCGATGGCGGATCGCCCTGATTCAATGCGATATCGTCTTAGGGCAACCCGAAGTGAACCGGGCCAAGCTCGAGGCGGCGATGGATCGGGCAGCTCGCGCTGCGGAGAAGCCGGACGTCATCCTGCTGCCGGAGCTGTGGAATACGGGATACGCCTTGACGGAAATTGGCCGGTTGGCCGATCCAGAGGGCCAAAACAGCCGGGCATGGCTGGCTGCCTTCGCCCGGCGTCATGGGATCCATGTCATAGGCGGCTCGATTGCCGAAAATCGCAGCGGTCAGGTCTACAATACCATGCTGGTATTTAACCGCAGCGGTGAAGAGGTGGCTGCTTACTCTAAAATTCATCTGTTTCGACTGATGGAAGAGGATAAGTATTTGCAACCGGGGGAACGGAGCGTAACGTTTGAATTGGATGGCTTGCCGGCTGGGGCAGAGATCTGTTACGACATCCGCTTCCCGGAGCTGACCCGCAGCTTGGCGTTACGCGGAGCGAAGCTGCTGTTCGTGGCGGCGGAATGGCCGCTCCCGCGGCTCAACCACTGGCGCACGCTGCTCATCGCGCGGGCGATCGAAAACCAAATGTATGTCATCGCCTGCAACCGGACAGGGAAGGGCGGCGGCGATGAATTTTTCGGCCACTCGATGATCATCGACCCCTGGGGCGAGATTGTGGCCGAGGGCGGTGAAGCGGAGGAAATTGTCACCGGCAGCATTGACTTGACGTTGGTTGATCAAGTCCGTCGCCGTATTCCCGTCTTCGATGACCGCCGTCCGCTGGCTTACGATTGA
- the proB gene encoding glutamate 5-kinase: protein MLRRIVVKIGSSSLTSSEGGLNREAVAYYASELAGLIQAGYQPLLVTSGAVAAGFREIGYPERPKLLYEKQASAAVGQALLMQAYREELARHGVTAAQVLLTRSDFQNRKRTGNASMAIEELLKRNVLPIINENDTVSLDELKFGDNDTLSALVANLIHADHLLILTDMDGLYTKDPRLDPQAQRISRVTEITGQIYAIAGGAGSSVGTGGMRSKIDAAKIASLGGVPVFVGKVASPGDLLAALRGDGHGTYFEAHGASLPRKKQWLGFFSTPIGTLTVDAGAEEALIRGGRSLLPVGVKEASGQFHTGDVVEVVSSGGEVLGRGIVNYDAEQLHHILGLPSTEVFKKLDSVHRLEVIHRDEWISLKA, encoded by the coding sequence ATGCTGCGACGCATCGTCGTCAAAATTGGCAGCAGTTCGCTGACATCGTCGGAAGGAGGATTAAACCGGGAGGCGGTTGCGTATTACGCATCCGAATTGGCCGGGCTGATTCAGGCCGGTTACCAGCCATTGCTTGTGACCTCCGGCGCGGTGGCCGCCGGGTTCCGCGAAATCGGCTACCCCGAACGGCCCAAGCTGCTGTATGAGAAGCAGGCTTCGGCTGCCGTTGGTCAAGCGCTGCTGATGCAAGCTTATCGCGAAGAACTGGCCCGTCACGGAGTAACCGCGGCCCAGGTGCTGCTGACCCGGTCCGATTTTCAGAACCGCAAGCGAACGGGTAACGCCAGCATGGCGATCGAAGAGCTGCTGAAGCGAAACGTGTTGCCGATTATTAACGAGAACGACACCGTCTCGCTCGATGAGTTGAAATTCGGCGACAACGATACGTTGTCCGCCCTCGTCGCCAACCTGATTCACGCCGATCACCTGCTGATCTTGACCGATATGGACGGACTGTACACCAAGGATCCGCGCCTGGATCCGCAGGCCCAGCGCATCAGCCGGGTCACGGAAATCACCGGCCAGATCTATGCCATCGCCGGCGGCGCCGGCTCATCCGTCGGCACAGGCGGCATGCGGTCGAAAATCGACGCCGCGAAAATCGCTTCGCTCGGAGGCGTTCCGGTCTTCGTCGGAAAGGTCGCCTCTCCTGGCGATCTGCTGGCCGCTTTGCGCGGCGACGGGCACGGCACCTATTTCGAAGCTCATGGTGCCTCGCTGCCGCGGAAGAAGCAATGGCTGGGCTTCTTCTCCACCCCGATCGGGACGCTGACGGTGGATGCCGGTGCCGAGGAGGCTTTGATCCGCGGTGGACGAAGCCTGCTTCCGGTCGGCGTCAAAGAGGCCAGCGGACAGTTCCATACCGGCGACGTCGTAGAAGTCGTCAGCTCAGGCGGCGAGGTACTGGGACGGGGCATCGTCAATTATGATGCAGAACAGCTCCATCACATCCTCGGGCTCCCCAGCACCGAGGTCTTCAAGAAGTTGGACAGCGTCCATCGTCTGGAGGTCATCCACCGGGACGAATGGATTTCGCTAAAAGCATAA
- a CDS encoding glutamate-5-semialdehyde dehydrogenase has protein sequence MSEVREKAKLAGTAVSVLNRLTTAQKNEALLAVADALVRNSDAILAANEEDLQRGRDNGTSSSMLDRLALTHERIEGIAEGLRQIAELPDPVGDVLETIDRPNGLHIIKRRVPLGVIGIVYEARPNVTVDAMGLCLKTGNAVVLRGGSSALSSNRKIVEIIHSALAGTQVPVDAVQLIEDPNRSSVDEMLKLNGLLDVVIPRGGSSLIQTVVQNATVPVIETGAGICHTYLDASADPVMATEIAMNAKVQRPSVCNSMETLLVHEAFAEQHLLELANRFKEAGVELRGDEAARQLISWAAPATDEDYATEYNDYILNVKIVRNLDEAMAHIARFGTKHSECIVTQDSANAERFQQEVDAAAVYHNASTRFTDGFEFGFGAEIGISTQKLHARGPMGLTALTSSKYIIQGNGQIRQ, from the coding sequence ATGAGTGAAGTGAGAGAAAAAGCGAAGCTGGCCGGAACGGCCGTGTCCGTCCTAAATCGTTTGACAACGGCGCAAAAAAACGAAGCTCTGCTGGCAGTCGCCGATGCGCTGGTACGCAATAGCGACGCGATACTCGCGGCGAATGAAGAGGATCTGCAGCGGGGACGCGACAACGGGACGTCTTCCTCCATGCTTGATCGCCTGGCATTAACCCATGAGCGCATTGAAGGGATCGCTGAAGGACTGCGGCAAATCGCCGAGTTGCCCGACCCGGTTGGCGACGTGCTGGAGACGATCGACCGTCCGAACGGGCTGCATATCATCAAACGCCGAGTCCCGCTTGGCGTCATCGGGATCGTCTATGAAGCGCGGCCAAACGTGACAGTGGATGCGATGGGCTTATGCCTGAAGACAGGCAACGCCGTTGTGCTGCGCGGCGGCTCCTCCGCGCTGTCCTCCAACCGAAAAATCGTGGAGATCATCCATAGCGCACTTGCGGGAACTCAAGTTCCGGTCGATGCCGTCCAGCTGATCGAGGATCCGAACCGCTCCTCCGTTGACGAAATGCTAAAGCTAAACGGATTGCTGGACGTCGTGATTCCGCGCGGCGGCAGCTCTCTGATTCAAACGGTCGTGCAAAACGCCACGGTCCCGGTCATTGAGACGGGCGCCGGCATCTGCCATACGTACTTGGATGCCTCGGCCGATCCCGTGATGGCGACGGAGATCGCTATGAATGCCAAAGTTCAGCGCCCGTCGGTCTGCAACTCGATGGAAACGCTGCTGGTGCATGAGGCATTCGCCGAACAACATTTGCTCGAGCTGGCGAACCGTTTCAAGGAAGCCGGGGTCGAGCTGCGGGGCGATGAGGCTGCAAGACAGCTAATCTCTTGGGCTGCGCCAGCGACGGATGAAGATTATGCCACGGAGTACAACGACTATATTCTCAACGTTAAAATCGTTCGCAACCTGGACGAAGCGATGGCGCATATCGCCCGCTTTGGCACGAAGCACTCCGAGTGCATCGTTACCCAGGACAGCGCGAATGCCGAACGGTTCCAGCAAGAAGTGGACGCTGCGGCGGTTTACCACAACGCCTCTACCCGCTTCACCGACGGCTTCGAGTTCGGGTTCGGCGCAGAGATCGGCATCAGTACCCAAAAGCTGCATGCCCGCGGACCGATGGGCCTAACTGCGCTCACCTCAAGTAAATATATCATCCAGGGGAACGGACAAATCCGGCAGTAA
- the proC gene encoding pyrroline-5-carboxylate reductase — MNTIPTLSASTICFYGAGSMAEAIVRGLLHKQVAGADQIVMLNRSNRERLDYLAQTYQVQTAAEEDAKRVYLRDASIIVLAMKPKDAGEALAELGPLLREGQLIVSLIAGLSIATIQVLLGSPVAVARTMPNTSCSIGHGATGISFSPETTEAQRAQVLSMFEAVGMVSVIPEEQMEILTGVSGSGPAYVYYLMEAMIEAGIEGGLTPEQSRELTVQTVLGAALMMSETGEAPTKLRADITSPNGSTQAAIGVLEAGSFQPNVKAAVHRAAERSKEMGEAVRQALL, encoded by the coding sequence ATGAATACCATACCCACTTTGTCCGCCTCCACCATCTGTTTCTATGGAGCGGGTTCGATGGCTGAAGCGATCGTACGCGGCTTGCTCCATAAGCAAGTTGCTGGCGCGGATCAAATTGTGATGCTGAATCGCTCGAACCGGGAACGGCTCGATTATTTAGCGCAAACCTACCAGGTACAAACAGCGGCTGAAGAGGACGCGAAACGGGTCTACTTGCGGGATGCATCGATTATCGTCCTGGCGATGAAGCCGAAGGACGCCGGCGAAGCTTTGGCTGAACTTGGACCGCTTCTGCGCGAGGGTCAGTTGATCGTCTCCCTGATCGCCGGCTTATCTATCGCGACGATTCAAGTCCTGCTTGGCAGTCCGGTCGCAGTGGCTCGCACGATGCCAAACACCTCCTGCTCCATCGGACATGGAGCTACCGGGATCTCCTTCTCTCCGGAGACCACCGAGGCGCAGCGCGCCCAAGTCTTGTCGATGTTTGAAGCCGTTGGAATGGTTAGCGTTATCCCGGAAGAACAAATGGAAATTTTGACGGGCGTATCCGGGAGCGGACCTGCATATGTTTATTATCTGATGGAAGCGATGATTGAAGCGGGCATCGAAGGCGGGCTAACACCAGAGCAATCCCGCGAGCTTACCGTGCAAACGGTGCTGGGCGCTGCCCTCATGATGTCGGAAACCGGCGAAGCGCCTACCAAGCTGCGTGCGGACATCACCTCGCCAAACGGTTCGACGCAAGCGGCGATCGGCGTGCTGGAAGCCGGCAGCTTTCAGCCGAACGTAAAGGCTGCGGTCCACCGGGCTGCCGAACGCTCGAAAGAAATGGGCGAAGCCGTGAGACAAGCGCTGTTGTAG
- the mtnB gene encoding methylthioribulose 1-phosphate dehydratase: MNYVDIPWEEKQAALDAIQRLREEFAARGWFPASSGSLSMRVGRYTPDRFVFAVTADETYKSELSAAPSPPAGVLFVDAAGAPCEPTRLKPCADAPIHARIYRMTGCGAIAHVHTTFNNVLSDYFAADGGVPLKGNELLKSLEIWETQAEIRVPILPNAAELPAILKQIPGSLDTSVPALLLQNHGIYAWGANITKAKRHLEALEFMFEALYRSLLLPPKGHHA; encoded by the coding sequence ATGAACTACGTCGATATCCCATGGGAAGAAAAGCAAGCGGCGCTGGACGCCATCCAACGCCTGCGGGAGGAGTTCGCCGCCCGCGGTTGGTTCCCCGCTTCCAGCGGCAGCTTGTCGATGAGGGTCGGCCGGTATACGCCGGACCGGTTCGTGTTTGCCGTAACAGCCGACGAGACGTATAAGTCGGAGCTGTCAGCGGCACCCTCCCCTCCGGCAGGCGTGCTGTTCGTCGATGCCGCCGGCGCACCCTGTGAGCCAACGCGGCTCAAGCCTTGCGCCGACGCACCGATACACGCGAGAATCTACCGGATGACCGGCTGCGGCGCGATCGCGCACGTACATACGACGTTCAATAATGTGCTCAGCGACTATTTCGCAGCGGATGGCGGCGTCCCACTCAAGGGAAACGAACTGCTCAAAAGCCTAGAGATATGGGAGACGCAAGCGGAGATCCGAGTGCCGATTCTGCCAAACGCCGCCGAGCTCCCTGCCATCCTCAAGCAAATCCCGGGCAGTCTGGATACAAGTGTGCCCGCGTTGTTGCTGCAAAATCACGGGATCTATGCCTGGGGGGCTAACATCACCAAGGCCAAGCGCCATCTGGAAGCGCTGGAGTTTATGTTTGAAGCGCTGTACCGTTCCCTGCTGTTGCCCCCCAAAGGGCATCATGCCTAA
- the gcvH gene encoding glycine cleavage system protein GcvH, with translation MASEIRENVLYSDEHEWVLDLGDGTVKIGISDVAQHRLGDIVFVELPEPGQEFEAQEGIGTIESVKTVADLFTPVSGTVLAVNRELDTAPELVNEEPYDGGWMVHIRLKEDANVALANLMDAKAYAEFIER, from the coding sequence TTGGCTAGTGAGATCAGGGAAAACGTGTTGTACAGCGATGAGCATGAATGGGTGCTTGATTTGGGGGATGGGACGGTGAAGATCGGCATCTCCGACGTAGCCCAACATCGGCTGGGCGACATCGTGTTCGTGGAGCTGCCCGAACCGGGGCAGGAATTCGAAGCGCAGGAAGGCATCGGAACGATCGAATCCGTTAAGACGGTCGCCGATTTGTTTACGCCGGTCAGCGGGACTGTGCTGGCGGTGAACCGGGAGCTGGATACCGCGCCGGAGCTCGTGAATGAAGAGCCGTACGACGGGGGCTGGATGGTTCACATTCGTTTGAAGGAAGACGCAAACGTCGCGCTGGCGAATTTGATGGACGCGAAGGCGTATGCGGAATTTATCGAGAGATAA
- the gcvT gene encoding glycine cleavage system aminomethyltransferase GcvT, with protein MSESALRRTPLYPGYARYEGVRCIDFGGWELPVQFSGIQKEHEAVRERAGLFDVSHMGEFFVEGPESERFLQHMTTNDVTLLQPGKAQYTLLCYPDGGVVDDLLIYQLDEGKYMLVVNASNIEKDWDWLQQHLPAEGVTMRNASDETALLAVQGPLAASLLSPLSEGEDPGALRPFTFIREARIAGIPALLSRTGYTGEDGFELYVAAEQAQALWDILMEAGESHGLLPAGLGARDTLRFEACLPLYGQELGPEITPLEAGLNRFVKLEQGDFIGRDALIKQRDEGIPRRLVGLEMIDRGIPRTHYPVFAEGSEEPIGEVTTGTQSPTLKKNLGMAILTNRYTKPGTIVEVDIRGKRLKAKVVPLPFYRRNPAAKR; from the coding sequence ATGTCCGAATCCGCATTGCGGCGTACGCCGCTCTATCCCGGATATGCGCGTTATGAAGGAGTCCGCTGTATCGATTTCGGCGGTTGGGAGCTGCCGGTGCAGTTCAGCGGCATCCAGAAAGAGCACGAAGCCGTGCGCGAGCGCGCCGGTCTGTTTGACGTATCGCATATGGGCGAATTTTTCGTGGAGGGCCCTGAGTCGGAACGCTTTTTGCAACACATGACAACCAACGACGTGACTCTGCTTCAGCCGGGGAAAGCCCAATACACCTTGCTCTGCTATCCCGATGGCGGCGTGGTGGACGATCTGTTGATCTATCAACTGGATGAAGGCAAGTACATGCTGGTGGTCAACGCCTCGAATATTGAAAAAGACTGGGACTGGCTGCAGCAGCACCTTCCTGCTGAAGGTGTAACCATGCGGAACGCATCCGACGAGACGGCGTTGCTTGCCGTTCAAGGGCCGCTGGCCGCCTCCCTCCTCTCCCCTCTTAGCGAAGGGGAGGATCCAGGGGCCTTGCGTCCGTTCACATTTATCCGGGAAGCGCGGATTGCCGGCATACCTGCCTTGCTGTCCAGAACCGGGTATACCGGCGAGGACGGATTTGAGTTGTATGTAGCAGCCGAGCAAGCGCAAGCGCTTTGGGACATACTGATGGAGGCCGGGGAGAGCCATGGCCTTCTCCCGGCCGGGCTGGGCGCTAGAGATACGCTGCGCTTCGAAGCTTGCCTGCCTCTGTACGGCCAGGAATTGGGACCTGAGATCACCCCGCTCGAAGCGGGCTTAAACCGATTCGTGAAGCTGGAGCAAGGCGACTTCATCGGCCGCGATGCATTGATCAAACAACGGGATGAAGGCATCCCTCGCCGCCTCGTCGGCCTGGAGATGATCGATCGCGGGATTCCGCGTACGCATTACCCGGTGTTTGCCGAAGGCTCTGAGGAACCGATCGGAGAAGTCACGACAGGCACGCAATCGCCTACCCTGAAAAAAAACCTCGGGATGGCGATCCTCACCAACCGCTATACCAAACCCGGCACGATTGTGGAGGTCGACATCCGCGGCAAGCGGCTGAAGGCCAAGGTCGTCCCGCTGCCGTTCTATCGCCGAAACCCTGCCGCCAAGCGGTGA